In Rickettsia endosymbiont of Gonocerus acuteangulatus, the following are encoded in one genomic region:
- a CDS encoding reverse transcriptase domain-containing protein: protein MVTTEYQINAETKLKRIAWLSSQDKGKRFNNLMHLFNEEALTKCYQELDVNKAVGTDGMDKSNYSLNLTENIRELVKKLKNMVYKPGNILEVKIPKEGSPGKYRTFGISNFEDKLCQKMMKKVLENIYEPLFLKCSYGFRAGIGCHDAVRELSKHLFENEVESIIDLDLANFFGTLDRKILIEILREKVQDERLIRYLIRKTYAMSKKVINYCKNN, encoded by the coding sequence ATGGTAACAACAGAATATCAAATAAATGCAGAAACGAAACTAAAAAGAATAGCATGGTTATCCTCACAGGATAAGGGCAAGAGATTTAACAATCTCATGCATTTATTTAATGAAGAAGCACTTACCAAATGTTACCAAGAGCTTGATGTAAATAAAGCGGTGGGAACAGATGGTATGGACAAATCGAACTATAGCTTAAACCTTACAGAAAATATTAGAGAATTGGTTAAGAAACTAAAGAACATGGTATATAAACCAGGGAATATACTAGAGGTAAAGATACCAAAGGAAGGAAGCCCGGGTAAGTATAGGACTTTTGGGATTAGCAATTTTGAAGATAAGCTTTGCCAAAAGATGATGAAGAAGGTACTTGAAAATATCTATGAGCCATTATTCCTTAAGTGTTCCTACGGTTTCAGGGCAGGGATTGGATGTCATGATGCAGTAAGGGAGCTTTCTAAACATCTTTTTGAAAATGAGGTTGAGAGCATAATAGACTTAGACTTAGCGAACTTTTTTGGTACATTGGATAGGAAGATATTGATCGAAATATTACGGGAGAAGGTTCAGGATGAGAGGCTAATTAGGTATTTAATCCGCAAAACTTACGCTATGAGTAAAAAAGTGATAAATTATTGTAAAAATAATTAA
- a CDS encoding transposase, which produces MQHVDSLGKYYYAPIKANRNVSKTHDSKPYKAVKELTFSDEEIRHGVEIHIKGFAKNKHVNLFKFTVSTNRVEYVVTNNKTHKSSKAAQDEYGFRWVIESMHREIKQLTGIERCQCRKQRIQRNHISCAFLVWAFLKRTANTIGKTVY; this is translated from the coding sequence ATGCAACATGTTGACTCTCTGGGGAAATATTATTATGCCCCTATTAAAGCCAATAGAAACGTTAGTAAAACACACGATTCTAAACCTTATAAAGCTGTAAAAGAGTTGACATTTTCAGATGAAGAGATCAGGCATGGAGTAGAGATTCATATAAAAGGCTTTGCTAAAAATAAGCATGTTAATTTGTTTAAATTTACTGTTTCTACCAACAGAGTTGAGTATGTTGTTACCAATAACAAAACTCACAAATCTTCTAAAGCTGCACAAGATGAGTATGGCTTTCGATGGGTAATTGAGAGCATGCACAGAGAAATTAAGCAACTTACTGGGATAGAACGTTGTCAATGCAGGAAACAGCGTATTCAACGTAATCATATTAGTTGTGCATTTTTAGTTTGGGCATTTCTCAAAAGGACTGCAAATACAATCGGTAAAACGGTTTACTAA
- a CDS encoding DNA translocase FtsK: MLYYVNKFLSNSKVQAVILGIIGLATISMLVSYKLDDPSFNSVTTGYTNNLLGIFGSYLSDFLYQFFGVAAFIIPLSCFIWGKNCWQQKYRKSFIRISVMLLALFSTAALLSNFDLDFVPSNGGGAAGIIIFDYLKQFTNQLHLLLVFFTFIIFVVLFEIKFTSLSSFVIKLSKFLAYQIQTFFYNLFSQLTLPKLFSGKADNKIKITPSYTKPVSEKIRFTEEPKSIVTKPAPVNPIKFFNKPAAPKISQNETAALPPISLLRNPESHHIKGVSSSELKQKAEELLTVLNDFGVKGQIINISQGPVVTLYEFEPAAGTKTSRVVGLSDDIARSLSALSTRIAVVPGKNVLGIELPNKQREFFCLKELIETPEYQDTSTLLPLVLGKDLAGKPLIADLAKMPHLLVAGTTGSGKSVGINAMIVSLLYRYTPEECRFIMIDPKMLELSAYDGIPHLLTPVVTEPAKAVVALKWAVKEMENRYRMMSNIGVKNIAGYNAKIQEAVKEGRIIEKSIQTGFDPETGRPIYETVAMNMEKLPFIVVIVDEMADLMLVAGKDIEMLIQRLAQMARAAGIHIIMATQRPSVDVITGVIKANFPSRISFKVTSKIDSRTILGEQGSEQLLGMGDMLFMGNTSKITRVHGPFVNESEIEQITEYLKETGTPEYISAVTEQPDEDDNSIDIGDGTSDEVLYKKAVQIVRDERKSSISYIQRSLRIGYNKAANLVEKMEKEGIVSAPNHTGKREILLPER; the protein is encoded by the coding sequence ATGCTATACTACGTAAACAAATTTCTTTCAAATAGTAAAGTACAAGCTGTTATTTTAGGAATAATCGGTCTTGCTACTATTTCTATGCTTGTATCATATAAGCTTGATGACCCGTCTTTTAATTCGGTAACAACTGGATATACTAATAATTTATTAGGGATTTTTGGTTCTTACCTATCTGATTTTTTATATCAATTTTTTGGGGTAGCAGCTTTTATAATACCGCTTTCTTGTTTTATTTGGGGGAAGAATTGCTGGCAACAGAAATATCGTAAATCCTTTATCCGTATATCGGTAATGCTACTTGCTCTTTTCAGTACCGCAGCTTTACTATCTAATTTTGATCTGGATTTTGTACCCTCTAATGGTGGCGGAGCAGCTGGTATAATTATTTTCGATTATCTTAAACAATTTACAAATCAGCTTCATTTATTATTAGTATTCTTTACATTTATTATATTTGTTGTTTTATTTGAAATTAAATTTACTTCTTTAAGTAGCTTTGTTATTAAGTTAAGTAAATTTTTAGCATATCAAATACAAACTTTTTTCTATAATCTATTTTCACAATTAACTTTGCCAAAATTATTTTCCGGTAAAGCAGATAATAAAATAAAGATTACCCCTTCTTATACAAAGCCGGTAAGCGAAAAAATAAGATTTACAGAAGAGCCAAAGTCTATTGTTACTAAACCAGCCCCTGTAAATCCTATAAAATTCTTTAATAAACCTGCTGCTCCTAAAATCTCTCAAAATGAAACAGCAGCATTGCCTCCAATTTCTTTACTTCGTAACCCTGAAAGTCATCATATAAAAGGTGTTTCATCGTCAGAGCTTAAACAAAAAGCCGAAGAGCTGTTGACTGTACTAAATGATTTTGGTGTGAAAGGACAAATAATTAATATAAGCCAAGGTCCAGTAGTAACTTTATATGAGTTTGAACCGGCAGCAGGCACTAAAACCTCAAGAGTAGTAGGGTTATCTGACGATATAGCTCGTTCACTCTCAGCCTTATCGACAAGGATAGCAGTAGTACCTGGTAAAAATGTGCTTGGTATTGAGCTACCTAATAAGCAGCGAGAATTCTTTTGCTTAAAAGAGTTAATAGAAACGCCGGAATATCAAGATACATCTACTTTATTGCCTTTAGTTTTAGGTAAAGATTTAGCAGGTAAACCGCTTATTGCCGATCTTGCCAAAATGCCGCACTTGCTTGTCGCAGGGACGACCGGCTCAGGTAAATCGGTGGGAATTAACGCTATGATCGTCTCTCTGTTATATCGCTATACTCCTGAAGAATGTCGCTTTATCATGATTGATCCGAAAATGCTTGAGTTATCGGCTTATGACGGAATACCACATTTATTAACGCCCGTTGTAACTGAACCGGCTAAAGCAGTGGTGGCACTAAAATGGGCAGTTAAAGAAATGGAAAACCGCTATAGAATGATGAGTAATATCGGTGTTAAGAATATTGCTGGCTATAATGCTAAGATTCAAGAAGCAGTTAAAGAGGGAAGAATAATTGAGAAATCAATTCAAACAGGCTTTGACCCTGAAACAGGTAGACCTATCTATGAAACTGTGGCAATGAATATGGAAAAGCTGCCGTTTATAGTGGTGATTGTTGATGAGATGGCTGATTTAATGCTGGTTGCTGGTAAGGATATTGAGATGTTAATACAGCGGCTTGCTCAAATGGCAAGAGCAGCCGGTATTCATATTATTATGGCAACGCAAAGACCATCGGTAGACGTTATTACCGGTGTGATCAAGGCTAACTTCCCAAGCCGTATCAGCTTTAAGGTTACCTCTAAAATCGATAGCCGAACTATCTTAGGCGAACAGGGTTCAGAGCAGTTACTTGGTATGGGTGATATGCTATTTATGGGCAATACCTCTAAAATTACTAGGGTACATGGACCTTTCGTTAACGAATCTGAGATTGAGCAAATTACGGAATACCTAAAAGAAACAGGCACACCAGAATATATATCCGCTGTAACAGAGCAGCCTGATGAAGATGATAATAGTATTGATATCGGCGATGGCACATCAGATGAAGTACTTTACAAAAAAGCTGTGCAGATAGTACGTGATGAGCGTAAATCTTCCATTAGCTATATTCAAAGATCGCTTAGAATCGGTTATAACAAAGCTGCCAATTTAGTTGAGAAAATGGAAAAGGAAGGAATAGTCTCCGCACCGAATCATACAGGTAAGAGAGAGATATTATTACCGGAGAGGTAA
- a CDS encoding DUF721 domain-containing protein — MKLIKDNVHKIVRHIFARQHPLLPEIMFNWSKIVGFKFSDKVLPLKIIADTNKKQKINTLFIQAEDHATALEISFYQEIILERIEVYLGFKAIHQMRVTVYKQK; from the coding sequence ATGAAGCTAATTAAAGATAATGTTCATAAAATAGTTAGGCATATATTTGCAAGGCAGCATCCTTTGCTCCCTGAAATTATGTTTAATTGGAGTAAAATAGTCGGATTTAAATTTAGCGATAAGGTATTACCTTTAAAAATAATTGCTGATACTAATAAAAAGCAAAAGATTAATACGCTGTTTATACAAGCAGAAGATCATGCAACAGCTTTAGAAATATCTTTTTACCAAGAAATTATACTAGAACGCATTGAAGTTTATTTAGGCTTTAAGGCAATACACCAGATGCGAGTGACTGTCTATAAGCAAAAATAG
- the tnpA gene encoding IS200/IS605 family transposase, giving the protein MSKYIHKSHNVTVLLYHMVFPAKYRRAVFDVSVDQVLREICLEIEKRYQIKFLEIGVDEDHVHFLVQSVPTYSVTKIVTTIKSVTARQIFRQCPQVKKQLWGGEFWTDGYFTSTVGKHGNENMIGKYVKNQGKEYQKLHEDHQLAFF; this is encoded by the coding sequence ATGAGCAAATATATACATAAAAGTCATAATGTTACGGTACTGCTGTATCACATGGTATTTCCAGCAAAATATCGCCGAGCAGTGTTTGACGTATCAGTTGATCAAGTATTACGAGAAATATGTTTAGAGATAGAAAAGAGATATCAAATAAAATTTTTAGAAATAGGGGTTGATGAAGATCATGTCCATTTTTTGGTACAATCTGTACCAACCTATAGCGTAACAAAAATAGTAACAACAATTAAAAGTGTTACAGCTCGTCAAATATTTAGACAGTGTCCACAGGTAAAGAAACAATTATGGGGTGGAGAATTTTGGACTGATGGATATTTTACGAGTACGGTAGGTAAGCATGGAAATGAGAATATGATAGGAAAATACGTAAAAAACCAAGGCAAGGAATATCAGAAACTGCATGAGGATCATCAGCTAGCTTTCTTCTAA
- a CDS encoding glycosyltransferase family 4 protein translates to MNINSYIVLFIFSFIATTILTCILTKYLAAFGLVDVPSSRRSHDKVTPRGGGLAIVIVVMIALSGFEYITSGLLTNSAKILPPLFVIATVSFLDDLKPVPVIIRLITHLICSAFAIYLFISLDFAANINVPIYLIFIALIIALSGFVNIYNFMDGIDGMSCIESIHLSSTILILCLLQFQVLANPYFIFNMNIVILGCSVGFLIFNWHPAKIFLGDVGSISLGFLLGLCLLMLATTNINLFVACFIASLYYLTDAVLTIFIRLVNKEKIWQPHLKHFFQKAVKKGKSHKRVVSIIAICNVFLMMLSVLSLYSPIISVMLALGVITVTVQSLLR, encoded by the coding sequence ATGAATATAAATAGCTATATTGTATTATTTATTTTTTCTTTTATAGCAACTACTATATTAACATGTATATTAACCAAATATCTTGCGGCATTCGGTTTAGTTGATGTGCCTAGTAGTCGTCGCTCTCATGATAAGGTAACTCCTCGTGGCGGTGGTCTTGCTATTGTAATTGTTGTAATGATTGCTTTAAGCGGTTTTGAATATATAACAAGCGGTTTGCTTACTAACTCGGCAAAAATATTACCGCCATTATTTGTAATTGCGACAGTCTCTTTTTTAGATGATTTAAAACCTGTGCCGGTAATAATTCGGTTGATAACTCATTTAATTTGTTCTGCTTTTGCTATCTATCTTTTTATCTCTCTGGATTTTGCTGCTAATATTAATGTACCGATATATCTTATTTTTATTGCATTAATTATAGCTTTAAGTGGCTTCGTTAATATATATAATTTTATGGATGGTATAGACGGCATGAGTTGTATAGAGTCTATTCACCTATCAAGTACTATACTTATATTATGTCTACTACAATTTCAGGTACTTGCTAATCCATATTTTATATTTAACATGAATATTGTTATACTTGGTTGTTCTGTTGGATTTTTAATATTTAATTGGCATCCGGCAAAAATATTCTTAGGGGATGTAGGTAGTATTAGCCTTGGTTTTTTACTTGGTCTTTGTTTGTTAATGCTTGCTACTACAAATATTAACTTATTTGTAGCTTGTTTTATCGCTAGCTTGTATTACTTAACTGATGCGGTACTAACTATATTTATTAGGTTAGTAAATAAAGAAAAAATTTGGCAACCTCACTTAAAGCATTTTTTCCAAAAAGCTGTCAAAAAAGGCAAATCTCATAAGCGGGTAGTATCGATTATAGCGATTTGTAATGTATTCTTGATGATGTTATCAGTACTATCATTATACTCACCTATAATATCTGTAATGCTTGCTTTAGGAGTAATTACTGTCACTGTCCAAAGTCTATTAAGATGA
- a CDS encoding reverse transcriptase domain-containing protein, producing MFKAGVLSDGELTILEEGVIAGSIVSPILANIFAHYVLDEWIKKVVTQHCRGTVELFRYCDDAVICCRYGEDAKKIKAVLGKRLEKYKLKLNEEKTKLVRFSKNQLSQGIKQEPFDFLGFTFYLGKSRDGRIIPKLKSSGKRISTKLKKVNDWCKGIRNKYKLPIIWTTFCSKLRGHIQYYGVSHNCNAVNGFIWKAVKIMFKWLNRRSQKKSFNWEQFRLFITRHPLPKVKVYHVMLSGHTV from the coding sequence ATGTTTAAGGCGGGAGTTTTATCTGATGGAGAGTTAACTATCCTGGAAGAAGGGGTAATTGCAGGAAGTATTGTAAGCCCCATACTTGCGAATATATTTGCTCATTATGTACTAGATGAATGGATTAAAAAAGTAGTGACCCAACATTGCAGGGGTACGGTAGAATTATTTCGCTACTGTGACGATGCAGTAATATGCTGTAGATATGGAGAGGATGCAAAGAAGATTAAAGCAGTTCTTGGGAAACGACTTGAAAAGTACAAACTTAAACTTAATGAAGAAAAGACCAAATTGGTCAGATTTTCAAAGAACCAGTTGTCTCAAGGCATAAAACAGGAGCCCTTTGATTTTCTAGGATTTACCTTTTATCTGGGAAAGTCTAGGGATGGTAGAATAATACCTAAGTTAAAGAGCAGTGGAAAAAGAATAAGCACCAAGTTAAAGAAAGTTAATGATTGGTGTAAAGGCATTAGAAACAAATACAAACTACCTATCATATGGACAACCTTTTGCAGTAAGCTTAGAGGACATATCCAATATTATGGAGTGTCGCACAATTGCAATGCCGTAAATGGTTTTATATGGAAGGCGGTTAAAATAATGTTCAAATGGCTAAATAGACGCAGTCAGAAGAAATCATTTAACTGGGAACAATTTAGACTTTTTATTACACGCCATCCTTTGCCAAAGGTAAAAGTATATCATGTCATGTTAAGTGGGCATACCGTGTAA
- a CDS encoding LTA synthase family protein: protein MKPLTAKTYLIFQTITRIALCAYALFYKQVSFIELPLIFIFGLINDFISAAYFLPEMLVLILLGNLALSRFRLVYTPLCYLFYCGFISSLIFITAAELTFWDEFGTRFNFIAVDYLVYTHEIIGTVKESMPYIEIISGILIVSAITTYILRKAVIDAAYNINRKCCLASAIILAAISFIAFKFYSPEKLNFHSNKYAEELAKNGPYEIFSAYLNNSLNYNSFYPTIDNNQALNIVRDSLQNNSDKFINDHSIERIITSKNLNKQKYNVIFITVESLSAKFMQSFGNSDNITPYLDELTNKSMFFTNIYATGTRTVRGLEAITLSIPPTPGSSIVRRPDNQNLFNIGTVFRNQGYNTNFIFGGYSYFDNLRNYFGGNHYNIIDRGNLASHEISFANIWGVADEDILNKVIEQADTDYKDGKPFFSLIMTTSNHRPYTFPDNRIDLPSGGGRNAAVKYTDYAINKFLETAKTKEWFNDTIFVITADHCASSAGKTELPVEKYHIPLIIYAPQILKPKKIDNLASQIDIAPTIFGLLGFEYKSKLWGQDIINNPANRAFISTYQLLGFLKDDKLVILSPKLQPKTYILLGEEKEEIPNSINLTEEAISFYQTAYDFYVQGKLVE from the coding sequence ATGAAACCCCTAACTGCTAAGACTTACTTAATATTTCAAACAATCACTAGAATAGCTTTATGTGCTTATGCGTTATTCTATAAACAAGTTTCGTTTATAGAATTGCCGTTAATATTCATTTTCGGATTAATTAACGATTTTATTTCTGCGGCTTATTTTTTACCTGAAATGTTAGTTTTAATATTGCTGGGAAACTTAGCATTATCAAGGTTTAGGCTAGTCTACACACCGCTTTGTTATTTATTTTACTGTGGTTTTATTTCCTCACTAATCTTTATTACAGCAGCTGAACTTACTTTTTGGGATGAGTTTGGGACTCGCTTTAATTTTATTGCCGTTGATTATCTAGTATATACTCATGAAATTATCGGCACAGTTAAAGAATCTATGCCTTATATAGAGATTATTAGTGGAATTCTAATAGTTAGTGCTATTACTACCTATATCTTGCGAAAAGCTGTTATTGATGCAGCATATAATATAAATAGAAAATGCTGTTTAGCTTCAGCAATTATTCTAGCTGCAATTAGTTTTATTGCCTTTAAATTTTATAGCCCTGAAAAGCTAAATTTCCATTCTAATAAATATGCAGAAGAGCTTGCTAAAAACGGTCCTTATGAGATTTTTTCGGCTTATCTTAATAACAGTCTAAACTATAATAGTTTTTATCCTACTATTGATAATAATCAAGCTTTAAACATAGTACGTGATAGTTTACAAAATAATAGTGACAAATTCATAAATGATCACTCTATCGAGCGTATTATTACCTCTAAAAATCTGAATAAGCAAAAATATAATGTAATCTTTATTACAGTAGAAAGTTTAAGTGCCAAATTCATGCAAAGCTTTGGCAATAGTGATAATATCACACCTTACTTGGATGAATTAACAAATAAAAGTATGTTCTTCACTAATATTTATGCTACCGGTACAAGGACAGTGCGGGGACTTGAAGCTATAACTTTATCAATTCCTCCAACTCCAGGCTCGTCAATAGTGCGTAGACCTGATAACCAGAATTTATTTAATATCGGCACTGTGTTTAGGAATCAAGGATATAACACTAATTTTATCTTTGGTGGTTATAGCTATTTTGATAATTTACGTAATTATTTCGGCGGTAATCACTACAATATAATAGACCGTGGCAATTTAGCATCTCACGAGATAAGCTTTGCAAATATATGGGGGGTAGCAGACGAGGATATCTTAAACAAGGTAATAGAGCAAGCTGATACAGATTATAAAGATGGTAAGCCGTTTTTCTCGTTAATTATGACTACCTCAAACCACCGACCTTATACTTTCCCTGATAATAGGATTGATTTACCATCAGGTGGTGGACGTAATGCAGCAGTTAAATATACCGATTATGCGATAAATAAGTTCTTAGAAACTGCTAAAACTAAAGAATGGTTTAACGATACTATCTTTGTTATTACTGCCGATCATTGTGCTTCAAGTGCCGGTAAAACGGAGCTACCTGTAGAGAAATATCATATACCACTAATTATCTATGCACCACAAATATTGAAACCAAAAAAAATAGATAATCTAGCAAGTCAAATAGATATAGCCCCAACGATTTTCGGTTTGCTTGGCTTTGAATATAAAAGCAAATTATGGGGGCAGGATATAATAAATAATCCAGCAAATAGAGCTTTTATTAGCACTTATCAGTTACTAGGCTTTTTAAAAGACGATAAGCTAGTAATTTTAAGCCCTAAACTACAGCCAAAAACCTATATATTATTAGGAGAAGAAAAAGAAGAGATACCAAACTCTATTAACCTTACCGAGGAAGCTATTAGCTTTTACCAAACCGCTTATGATTTTTATGTGCAGGGGAAACTGGTAGAGTGA
- a CDS encoding UPF0758 domain-containing protein yields MLNYKLMEFFDDEPEIVPEIAIKEEVTPHYIGHRKRVKERFVASGAANFSDYELLELMLFSSIPRKDVKPLAKKLLENFSSITDLINIDKERLLSISGTNENLYINFAIVRELINRALKQKIINKNINL; encoded by the coding sequence ATGTTAAACTATAAGCTAATGGAATTCTTTGACGACGAACCTGAGATAGTTCCCGAGATAGCTATAAAAGAAGAGGTAACGCCTCATTATATAGGTCATCGTAAAAGGGTAAAAGAGCGATTTGTGGCTTCAGGAGCGGCAAATTTTTCCGACTATGAGTTATTGGAACTAATGTTATTTTCGTCTATTCCTCGTAAAGATGTAAAGCCTCTAGCCAAAAAATTACTGGAAAATTTTAGCAGTATTACTGATTTGATCAATATTGATAAAGAAAGATTGCTTAGTATTAGTGGTACTAATGAGAATCTATATATCAATTTTGCTATAGTACGTGAATTAATAAATAGAGCATTAAAACAAAAAATAATAAATAAAAATATTAATTTGTAG
- a CDS encoding autotransporter outer membrane beta-barrel domain-containing protein, with the protein MGRKFIGFVLLSPCIFRGNGGSSNSGISRSNANDGFNAAKDNANMGNQEINKRMEAVKNADGTSPDAEEADSRKRGAAVGGGDCDDYNTGNVYGVWICPYYGKAVQKALRDGFSGYTAKSEGGSVGVDTVINDNIVLGAAYTRIDTKLRYKDSKSGNVTKVETNMGSVYGLYNFADNLFIEGITTYSRSRIKTNEFVVL; encoded by the coding sequence TTGGGCAGAAAATTTATAGGTTTTGTTCTACTTAGTCCTTGCATTTTCCGCGGTAATGGCGGAAGTTCAAATAGCGGAATAAGTCGTTCTAATGCTAATGATGGATTTAATGCTGCTAAAGATAATGCTAACATGGGTAATCAAGAAATCAATAAGAGAATGGAAGCTGTTAAAAATGCAGACGGTACTAGCCCTGATGCGGAAGAAGCTGATTCACGTAAACGTGGTGCAGCAGTCGGAGGTGGTGATTGTGATGATTATAATACCGGTAATGTTTACGGTGTATGGATATGTCCATATTACGGAAAAGCAGTGCAGAAAGCTCTAAGAGACGGATTTAGTGGTTATACAGCTAAATCTGAGGGTGGATCAGTCGGTGTTGATACTGTTATAAATGATAATATAGTCCTTGGTGCTGCTTATACTAGAATCGATACAAAGTTACGTTATAAAGATTCAAAATCTGGTAATGTTACAAAAGTCGAAACTAATATGGGTTCTGTATACGGATTATACAATTTTGCAGATAATCTATTTATAGAGGGTATAACCACCTATTCACGTAGTAGAATTAAGACTAATGAGTTCGTGGTACTGTAG
- a CDS encoding IS630 transposase-related protein encodes MSWIILNEKLMAKAYSYDLRIRVIKSLTDGKTIKETSEIYSISRKTIIEWKKLKKQTGDVKAKSGYHTGHRRIIRDIEGFKKFIELNLFWVYSPPLAA; translated from the coding sequence ATGAGTTGGATTATACTAAATGAAAAACTTATGGCAAAGGCATATTCATACGATTTAAGAATACGAGTAATAAAAAGTTTAACAGATGGTAAAACAATAAAAGAGACTTCAGAGATATACTCTATTAGTAGGAAGACTATAATAGAGTGGAAAAAATTAAAGAAACAAACTGGGGATGTCAAAGCAAAAAGTGGTTATCATACAGGACATCGTAGAATAATAAGAGACATAGAGGGATTTAAAAAATTTATAGAATTAAATCTCTTTTGGGTATATTCCCCGCCGCTTGCGGCGTAA
- the map gene encoding type I methionyl aminopeptidase: MTIKIHSEKDFEKMWAAGRLAAETLDFIEPHVKPGVTTNSLNDLCHNFIISNNAIPAPLNYKGFPKSICTSINHVVCHGIPNDKPLRNGDIINIDVTVILDGWYGDTSRMYYVGDVAIKPKRLIQVTYDAMMKGIEVVKPGARLGDIGHAIQSYAEKHNYSVVRDYTGHGIGRVFHDEPSILNYGRSGTGLVLEEGMFFTVEPMVNAGGYNTILSSLDGWTVTTRDKSLSAQFEHTIGVTKDGFEIFTLSPKKLDYPPYVKL, translated from the coding sequence ATGACCATAAAAATTCATTCCGAGAAAGATTTTGAGAAAATGTGGGCAGCTGGCAGGCTTGCGGCTGAAACACTTGATTTTATAGAACCGCATGTAAAGCCAGGCGTTACCACAAATAGTTTAAATGATCTTTGTCATAATTTTATTATTTCGAATAATGCCATTCCTGCCCCTTTAAATTATAAAGGTTTTCCAAAATCTATTTGCACCTCGATAAATCATGTAGTTTGTCACGGCATTCCAAACGATAAACCATTACGAAATGGTGATATAATAAATATTGATGTTACAGTAATTTTAGATGGTTGGTATGGTGACACTAGCCGTATGTATTATGTTGGCGATGTAGCAATAAAGCCAAAACGCCTTATTCAGGTGACTTATGATGCGATGATGAAAGGAATCGAGGTAGTAAAGCCAGGGGCAAGGCTCGGTGATATAGGTCATGCTATTCAAAGCTATGCTGAGAAGCATAATTATTCTGTGGTTAGAGATTATACTGGTCATGGGATCGGTCGTGTTTTTCATGATGAACCATCAATATTAAATTATGGTCGCAGCGGAACAGGACTTGTTCTAGAAGAAGGTATGTTTTTTACTGTTGAGCCTATGGTAAATGCCGGCGGATATAATACTATATTAAGCAGCCTTGATGGTTGGACAGTTACCACGCGTGATAAGTCTTTATCGGCACAATTTGAGCATACTATAGGTGTTACTAAAGACGGCTTTGAAATATTTACATTATCCCCTAAAAAATTAGATTATCCTCCCTATGTTAAACTATAA